In a genomic window of Candidatus Dadabacteria bacterium:
- a CDS encoding M3 family oligoendopeptidase, translated as MNWDLTSYFPEFQGPEYKEFKENLSAGIKSLDEKASASDPLCGENLEFWKDVFLETEGFISRYSHIRSYVGCLSASDSNREDYLREEAAISLLGSDLEKLEVQLQRALRDADEDLISEFTFLPDIESASYYVRRVWRNSRFTMSAPKEILASELGVDGISAWGRIYDTVSSKMTFEMVYPDGTKKRLPMSQRRSLMESPHREIRKAAFSGGNAAWESLEDVAAAAINAISGTRHTLYRHREIDHFLNVALFDAAVSKQTLDSMMEAIRDTVELPRSILRLKAETMGLDGVSWYDLGAPIDLGKTGGVEWSGAKSMVSDSFSAAYPRLGDFFDHVCRSEWIDWEVRDGKRPGGFCTGSLLTGESRIFMTYNAGVGDILTLAHEAGHAFHSHVMRDLRSYAQFYPMTLAETASTFGEMLLAEGLLRDPSTSVEDKVLVRDTEVNHGAIYLLDIPVRYEFERKLYERRAAGELTVSELKELMTETQKEIFGDVLLECDPFFWASKLHFYITGVSFYNFPYTFGYLLSRALFEKFRQYGEEFIPVYEEFLRLTGSDDAEGAVKRSIGDDITSKDFWKEAILTLSRPLEELKGLLPSVTT; from the coding sequence ATGAACTGGGATCTAACTTCTTATTTCCCCGAATTTCAGGGGCCAGAGTATAAAGAATTCAAAGAAAATCTTTCCGCCGGCATAAAAAGTCTTGACGAGAAGGCCTCGGCTTCTGATCCTCTTTGCGGCGAAAACCTCGAGTTCTGGAAAGATGTTTTTCTGGAAACAGAAGGCTTTATAAGTAGATATTCCCATATACGTTCTTACGTAGGGTGTCTCAGCGCTTCGGATTCTAACCGGGAGGACTACCTGCGCGAGGAGGCGGCCATCTCGCTTCTCGGCTCCGATCTCGAGAAGCTTGAAGTTCAGTTGCAAAGAGCGCTTCGGGACGCCGACGAAGACCTGATTTCAGAATTTACTTTTCTTCCGGATATAGAGTCGGCTTCCTACTACGTAAGGCGCGTCTGGCGAAATTCCCGGTTCACCATGTCTGCTCCCAAGGAAATTCTGGCCTCGGAACTGGGAGTCGACGGGATAAGCGCCTGGGGCCGGATCTACGATACCGTCTCTTCCAAGATGACGTTTGAGATGGTCTATCCAGACGGGACAAAGAAAAGGCTTCCCATGTCCCAGAGAAGGTCGCTCATGGAGAGTCCTCATAGGGAGATACGCAAAGCCGCTTTTTCCGGCGGCAACGCGGCCTGGGAAAGTCTTGAAGACGTGGCTGCCGCGGCCATAAACGCCATATCGGGAACCAGGCATACGCTTTACAGGCACAGGGAGATTGATCATTTTCTTAACGTGGCGCTTTTTGACGCCGCAGTCTCGAAACAGACTCTGGATTCAATGATGGAGGCTATTCGGGACACAGTCGAGCTTCCAAGAAGCATACTGAGACTCAAGGCCGAGACAATGGGGCTTGACGGGGTATCGTGGTACGATCTGGGGGCTCCTATCGATCTGGGGAAGACCGGCGGGGTTGAGTGGAGCGGGGCGAAATCAATGGTTTCTGATTCCTTTTCCGCGGCTTATCCGCGCCTTGGCGATTTTTTTGACCACGTATGCCGGAGTGAATGGATAGACTGGGAAGTAAGGGATGGGAAAAGGCCAGGGGGTTTCTGCACGGGTTCTCTTCTCACCGGAGAGTCAAGGATATTCATGACCTACAACGCCGGTGTGGGCGACATACTTACCCTAGCTCACGAGGCGGGTCACGCATTTCATTCTCACGTAATGAGAGACCTTCGTTCCTACGCTCAGTTCTACCCCATGACGCTTGCCGAAACCGCCTCGACTTTCGGGGAAATGCTGCTTGCAGAAGGACTGCTGCGCGATCCTTCGACGAGCGTTGAGGACAAGGTGCTTGTGAGGGACACGGAAGTAAATCACGGGGCCATATATCTACTCGACATCCCGGTCAGGTATGAGTTTGAAAGAAAGCTCTACGAGCGGCGTGCCGCGGGGGAACTGACCGTAAGCGAGCTAAAAGAACTTATGACCGAGACTCAGAAGGAAATTTTCGGGGACGTGCTCTTGGAATGCGATCCGTTTTTCTGGGCCTCGAAACTTCATTTCTACATAACGGGAGTCAGTTTCTATAATTTCCCCTACACCTTCGGCTACCTTTTGAGCAGGGCTCTTTTCGAAAAATTCAGGCAGTACGGAGAGGAATTTATTCCCGTCTACGAAGAGTTTCTCAGGCTCACGGGCTCGGATGACGCCGAGGGAGCCGTTAAGAGGTCCATTGGGGATGATATAACGAGCAAAGATTTCTGGAAAGAGGCGATCCTCACCCTTTCGCGGCCGCTTGAGGAGCTAAAAGGGCTTCTGCCCTCGGTCACTACATAA